Proteins co-encoded in one Pseudarthrobacter chlorophenolicus A6 genomic window:
- the ligA gene encoding NAD-dependent DNA ligase LigA, translating to MSTGEGTAEQTATGTPAQNGRESIPSDAIREEYENLSDLIRKYRFAYYQDDAPLVSDAEFDTLFRRLEEIEALHPELVANDSPTQEVGGEASAAFAAVEHLQRMYSLEDVFSIEELEAWLNRAEASIAKLGDGTAQAAWLTELKIDGLAVNLLYRDGKLVRAATRGDGTTGEDITHNVLTIKEIPQQLSGEGYPSEVEVRGEVFIPSKAFAEFNEALIEAGKAPLANPRNAAAGSLRQKDPAETAKRPLKMFVHGIGAREGLEARSQSETYALLKEWGLPVSPYFEVLEARADVLGFISKYGEQRHKLLHEIDGIVIKVDDFATQRALGYTTRVPRWAVAYKYPPEEVHTKLLDIQVNVGRTGRVTPFGMMEPVKVAGSTVEMATLHNQDVVKAKGVKIGDIVVLRKAGDVIPEIVGPVLALRDQQDPPVRDFVMPTECPACGTPLAPAKEGDVDIRCPNGKSCPSQLRERVFHLAGRGGFDIEALGWEAAIALTQPAEPDVPPLTSEAALFDLTREDLADVKIRREKRSKGVATGEYELVPYFYSKGTAKSPSKPTASTEKLFKELDKAKSQPLWRVLVALSIRHVGPRASRALAQAFGTMDGIRAASEEELAHVDGVGPTIAAALKEWFAEDWHREIVDRWAAAGVRMEDERDESTPRTLEGLTVVVTGSLPNFSRDEAKEAILVRGGKASGSVSKNTSYVVAGESAGTKLDKAEQLGIRVLDEDGFRLLLDGGPAAVGDAAEADGGDAPEESAALQEEKAAAVEETA from the coding sequence GTGAGCACAGGAGAAGGCACCGCAGAACAGACCGCCACCGGGACCCCCGCGCAGAACGGACGTGAAAGCATCCCGTCCGATGCCATCCGGGAGGAATACGAGAACCTGTCGGACCTCATCAGGAAGTACCGTTTCGCTTACTACCAGGACGACGCACCCCTGGTGTCCGACGCTGAGTTCGACACCCTGTTCCGCCGCCTGGAAGAGATCGAGGCGCTGCATCCGGAACTGGTGGCCAATGATTCGCCCACCCAGGAAGTGGGCGGCGAGGCCTCGGCAGCCTTCGCCGCCGTCGAACACCTGCAGCGGATGTACAGCCTCGAGGACGTCTTCTCCATCGAGGAGCTCGAAGCCTGGCTCAACCGGGCAGAAGCGAGCATCGCCAAGCTGGGGGACGGCACTGCCCAGGCTGCATGGCTGACCGAACTCAAGATCGACGGGCTCGCCGTCAACCTGCTCTACCGCGACGGGAAACTGGTCCGCGCTGCCACCCGCGGCGACGGGACTACGGGTGAGGACATCACCCACAACGTGCTCACCATCAAGGAGATCCCGCAGCAGCTGAGCGGTGAAGGCTACCCGTCGGAAGTGGAGGTCCGCGGTGAGGTGTTCATCCCCTCCAAAGCGTTCGCCGAATTCAACGAAGCCCTGATCGAAGCGGGTAAGGCACCCCTGGCCAACCCCCGGAACGCCGCGGCAGGCTCGCTCCGGCAGAAGGACCCGGCAGAAACCGCCAAGCGGCCGCTGAAGATGTTCGTCCACGGCATCGGCGCCCGTGAAGGACTCGAAGCCCGCAGCCAGTCCGAAACCTACGCCCTGCTCAAGGAATGGGGCCTGCCCGTCAGCCCCTATTTCGAAGTACTGGAGGCCCGCGCCGACGTCTTGGGGTTCATCAGCAAGTATGGCGAGCAGCGCCACAAACTCCTGCACGAAATCGACGGCATCGTCATCAAGGTCGACGACTTTGCCACCCAGCGGGCACTCGGCTACACCACCCGCGTGCCGCGCTGGGCGGTGGCCTACAAGTACCCGCCGGAGGAAGTGCACACCAAGCTGCTGGACATCCAGGTCAACGTGGGCCGCACCGGCAGGGTGACCCCTTTCGGCATGATGGAACCGGTCAAGGTGGCCGGCTCCACAGTCGAAATGGCCACCCTGCACAACCAGGATGTGGTGAAGGCCAAGGGCGTGAAGATCGGCGACATCGTGGTCCTCCGCAAGGCCGGCGACGTTATCCCCGAGATCGTGGGGCCCGTACTGGCCCTGCGTGACCAGCAGGATCCGCCCGTCCGCGACTTCGTGATGCCCACCGAATGCCCCGCCTGCGGCACGCCACTGGCACCGGCCAAGGAAGGGGACGTGGACATCCGCTGCCCCAACGGGAAGTCCTGCCCGTCCCAGCTCCGCGAACGGGTCTTCCACCTCGCCGGACGGGGCGGGTTCGACATCGAAGCGCTGGGCTGGGAAGCCGCGATCGCACTCACGCAGCCGGCCGAGCCGGATGTGCCGCCGCTGACATCCGAGGCCGCCCTGTTCGACCTCACCCGGGAAGACCTCGCCGACGTGAAGATCCGGCGCGAGAAGCGGTCCAAGGGGGTGGCCACCGGCGAGTACGAGCTGGTGCCCTACTTCTACAGCAAGGGCACGGCAAAGTCCCCGTCCAAGCCCACCGCCAGCACCGAGAAGCTGTTCAAGGAACTGGACAAGGCAAAGAGCCAGCCGCTGTGGCGGGTACTGGTGGCGCTGTCCATCCGGCACGTGGGCCCCCGCGCTTCGCGTGCGCTCGCCCAGGCCTTCGGCACCATGGACGGGATCCGGGCAGCCTCCGAGGAGGAACTGGCCCACGTCGACGGGGTGGGACCCACCATCGCCGCCGCGCTGAAGGAATGGTTCGCCGAAGACTGGCACCGCGAGATCGTGGACCGCTGGGCTGCCGCCGGGGTCCGGATGGAGGACGAACGCGACGAGTCCACGCCGCGCACCCTTGAAGGGCTCACCGTGGTGGTGACCGGCTCGCTGCCCAACTTCAGCCGGGACGAAGCCAAGGAGGCCATCCTGGTCCGCGGCGGCAAGGCCTCCGGGTCCGTGTCGAAGAACACCAGCTACGTGGTGGCCGGAGAAAGCGCCGGCACCAAGCTGGACAAAGCGGAACAGCTTGGGATCCGCGTGCTCGACGAGGACGGGTTCCGGCTGCTACTCGACGGCGGCCCCGCCGCCGTGGGGGACGCGGCGGAAGCCGACGGCGGCGACGCCCCGGAGGAGAGCGCCGCGTTGCAAGAAGAGAAGGCAGCAGCAGTGGAGGAGACGGCATGA
- a CDS encoding inositol monophosphatase family protein yields the protein MTGPEEFLDIAKAAARAGARVLSGRNGEALGVSNKGAAGDWVTAFDVAAENAVRQVITAARPGDSITGEEHGTTRPADPTGYRWSIDPLDGTTNFIRNIVYYATSVAVADADGAWLAGVVNAPALGRVYYAARGAGAWLEEGGRTTRLDGPVPGRTGQILATGFSYDPAVRSQQAAHFAELADGFADVRRLGSAALDLCMVADGTHDAYGERGLNEHDFSAGALIAEEAGCWVRRPRLTSPLDGGPSDQERLDAWTCAAGLELSGRFPL from the coding sequence ATGACCGGTCCGGAGGAATTCCTGGACATCGCGAAGGCGGCGGCCCGGGCCGGTGCCCGGGTCCTCTCCGGACGCAACGGCGAAGCACTCGGCGTCAGCAACAAGGGGGCGGCCGGCGACTGGGTCACCGCCTTCGACGTGGCGGCCGAGAACGCCGTACGGCAGGTCATCACGGCCGCCCGCCCGGGGGACAGCATCACCGGTGAAGAACACGGGACCACCCGCCCGGCGGACCCCACCGGCTACCGCTGGTCCATCGACCCGCTGGACGGCACCACCAACTTCATCCGGAACATCGTCTACTACGCCACCTCCGTGGCAGTGGCCGATGCCGACGGCGCCTGGCTGGCCGGCGTCGTCAACGCCCCCGCGCTGGGCCGCGTCTACTACGCTGCCCGCGGCGCCGGCGCCTGGCTGGAGGAAGGCGGCCGGACCACACGGCTGGACGGTCCGGTGCCGGGCCGGACGGGCCAGATCCTGGCCACGGGTTTCAGCTACGATCCCGCCGTCCGGTCCCAGCAGGCCGCCCACTTCGCCGAGCTTGCCGACGGCTTCGCCGACGTCCGCCGGCTCGGTTCGGCGGCGCTGGATCTCTGCATGGTGGCGGACGGGACGCACGACGCCTATGGCGAACGGGGCCTGAACGAGCACGACTTCTCGGCCGGTGCCCTCATCGCCGAGGAAGCCGGGTGCTGGGTACGGCGTCCGCGGCTCACCAGCCCGCTGGACGGCGGCCCTTCAGACCAGGAACGGCTGGACGCGTGGACCTGTGCTGCCGGGCTGGAACTTTCGGGCAGGTTCCCGCTCTGA
- a CDS encoding GNAT family N-acetyltransferase: MHPQITIRSAVESDYDAVARITRDSYLAAGYFEDAAHPYMVKIQDVADRAGQATIWVAERGGAVVGSVTLALAGEPFADIALQDELEFRMLVVDPAVQRSGAGRAMVEAIIEHARSLPGINAVALTTGQTWESAHGLYRTTGFRRVPERDWLVPGTDIKLLVYRLDL, from the coding sequence GTGCATCCGCAGATAACCATCCGCAGCGCCGTCGAATCCGATTATGACGCCGTTGCCCGCATCACCCGCGACTCCTACCTGGCCGCCGGCTACTTCGAGGACGCCGCGCACCCCTACATGGTCAAAATCCAGGACGTGGCGGACCGTGCCGGCCAGGCCACCATCTGGGTCGCCGAACGCGGGGGAGCGGTGGTGGGATCGGTGACCCTGGCGCTGGCGGGTGAGCCGTTCGCGGACATCGCCCTGCAGGATGAGCTCGAATTCCGGATGCTGGTGGTGGACCCTGCCGTGCAGCGCAGCGGCGCCGGCCGGGCCATGGTGGAGGCCATCATCGAGCACGCCCGGTCCCTTCCCGGCATCAACGCCGTAGCCCTCACCACGGGCCAGACCTGGGAAAGCGCCCACGGCCTTTACCGCACCACGGGCTTCCGCAGGGTCCCCGAACGCGACTGGCTGGTGCCCGGAACCGACATAAAGCTGCTGGTTTACCGGCTGGACCTGTAG
- a CDS encoding RidA family protein encodes MRKTYGTGSVWEQSLGYSRAVQVDNTLYISATAASGENGIVGDDFYTQTQFILQKLGDVLADAGFGYGDVVQSKLYLTDISQWEDAGRAHGEVFGEIRPTLSLVHVLPFLDPKMLVEIELVAQKSA; translated from the coding sequence ATGCGCAAAACCTACGGCACCGGTTCCGTCTGGGAACAGTCACTCGGATACTCCCGCGCCGTCCAGGTGGACAACACCCTGTACATCTCGGCCACCGCGGCCAGCGGCGAGAACGGGATCGTGGGCGACGACTTCTACACCCAGACGCAGTTCATCCTGCAGAAACTGGGCGATGTCCTCGCCGATGCCGGGTTTGGCTACGGGGACGTGGTCCAGTCCAAGCTCTACCTGACGGACATCAGCCAGTGGGAAGACGCCGGCCGTGCCCACGGCGAGGTCTTCGGCGAGATCCGCCCCACCCTTTCCCTGGTGCACGTCCTGCCGTTCCTCGACCCGAAAATGCTGGTCGAAATCGAACTGGTGGCCCAGAAAAGCGCCTGA
- a CDS encoding response regulator, with protein MADDFRVLIVDDDFHVAKLHAAYVDSVAGFLALAPVGTASLALQAIHSLRPDLVLLDVYLPDASGLDLLQQLDVDTVMLSAASDTASVRVAFRRGALGYLLKPFTADALSQQLRSYARYRRLLAQPGALDQESLERAKRSLIPGDVTPSAKPRSATEAAVLDSLEPGQQYSAAEVAARVGVSRATAQRYLSSLADDGAVDIQLRYGTTGRPEHRYGLPVA; from the coding sequence ATGGCTGACGACTTCCGGGTGCTGATCGTGGACGACGACTTCCACGTCGCCAAGCTGCACGCCGCCTACGTGGACTCGGTGGCCGGGTTCCTGGCGCTGGCCCCCGTAGGGACGGCGTCCCTGGCGTTACAGGCCATCCACAGCCTCCGGCCGGACCTGGTGCTGCTGGATGTCTACCTGCCGGACGCCTCGGGGCTGGACCTGCTGCAGCAGCTGGACGTTGACACCGTGATGCTCAGCGCCGCGTCAGACACTGCGTCCGTCCGGGTGGCCTTCCGCCGCGGCGCCCTGGGTTACCTGCTGAAGCCGTTCACCGCTGATGCGTTGTCACAGCAGCTCCGCTCCTACGCCAGGTACCGGCGGCTGCTGGCCCAGCCCGGAGCCCTGGACCAGGAGTCCCTGGAACGGGCCAAGAGATCGCTCATCCCCGGTGACGTCACGCCGTCGGCAAAACCGCGCTCCGCCACCGAGGCGGCGGTGCTGGATTCGCTGGAACCGGGCCAGCAGTACTCCGCCGCGGAGGTCGCGGCGCGGGTGGGCGTTTCGCGGGCCACGGCGCAACGGTACCTGTCATCGCTGGCGGACGATGGCGCCGTCGACATCCAGCTCCGGTACGGGACCACCGGCAGGCCGGAGCACCGCTACGGACTGCCGGTGGCCTAG
- a CDS encoding sensor histidine kinase yields the protein MQRSMPRPPLRFSTQTLLLQLAVVLLVVLLSAAVHTWLTYDRVGSEAENQALTLARTVASDPEVRADVLAISGEQGTPPPSELASGPLQVSAEAARTRTGALFVVITDEEGIRLAHPDPQRLGEKVSTDPSEALAGREVTTRNTGTLGASAGAKVPVYAADNSTVVGEVSVGYSMETVGQSVARDIGPVALTAAGALLAGILGSFLLRRRLQRLTLGLEPEEISTLVHDQVAVLQGVDDGVIGVSADGRVSVFNAAAQRMLGLPDLAGTRWEDAPVPDQLAALTSPDRPAADAVELVAGGRVLVANARKALHGREDLGWVVMLRDRTELQELTRQLDAVGTMSTALRAQRHEFANQLHTLAGFMSIGQHRQARDYLATLAATGPLKFPVEQAELLQDPYLQAFVGAKGVEADERGVSLRIGPETLVRGQVTEAQDVTTVLGNLIDNAVNAAVAGAAAEKWVELEVLDEPGDDGGTLHVVVADSGDGLAEGTDTEAVFAEGFTTATGSLNRNNRNGGGQGFGLALARQLARRRGGDVTVLDRGSRGGPGAVFMATLPHTTAGAAARTSETGKDQNG from the coding sequence ATGCAGCGCTCCATGCCGCGCCCGCCGCTGCGGTTCTCCACCCAGACGCTCCTGCTGCAGCTGGCGGTAGTGCTTTTGGTGGTTCTGCTCAGCGCCGCCGTCCATACCTGGCTAACCTACGACCGGGTGGGCAGCGAAGCCGAAAACCAGGCCCTGACGCTGGCACGCACGGTCGCTTCGGACCCCGAGGTGCGTGCCGACGTACTGGCCATCAGCGGTGAACAGGGCACTCCCCCGCCGTCTGAGCTGGCGTCCGGCCCCCTGCAGGTTTCCGCCGAAGCGGCGCGCACCCGCACCGGAGCGTTGTTCGTGGTGATCACCGATGAAGAAGGCATCCGGCTGGCCCATCCGGACCCGCAGCGGCTGGGCGAGAAGGTCAGCACCGATCCGTCCGAGGCGCTGGCGGGACGGGAAGTCACCACCCGCAACACCGGAACGCTGGGGGCGTCGGCAGGAGCGAAGGTCCCGGTTTATGCCGCGGACAACTCCACCGTGGTGGGCGAGGTCAGCGTCGGCTACTCGATGGAAACGGTGGGCCAGAGCGTGGCCCGGGACATCGGACCCGTGGCACTGACCGCCGCCGGCGCTCTGCTGGCCGGCATCCTGGGCTCGTTCCTGTTGCGCCGGAGGCTGCAGCGGCTCACGCTGGGGCTGGAACCGGAGGAGATCAGCACGCTGGTCCACGACCAGGTGGCAGTGCTCCAGGGCGTGGACGACGGCGTTATCGGTGTCTCCGCCGACGGCCGGGTGAGCGTCTTCAACGCTGCGGCGCAGCGCATGCTGGGGCTGCCCGACCTCGCCGGCACGCGCTGGGAGGACGCCCCGGTGCCGGACCAGCTGGCCGCCCTGACCAGCCCGGACCGGCCGGCCGCCGATGCCGTGGAGCTGGTGGCCGGCGGACGGGTGCTGGTGGCCAATGCCCGCAAGGCCCTGCACGGGCGCGAGGACCTGGGCTGGGTGGTGATGCTCAGGGACCGCACCGAACTGCAGGAACTCACCCGGCAACTGGACGCCGTGGGCACCATGTCCACCGCTTTGAGGGCGCAGCGCCACGAGTTCGCCAACCAGTTGCACACGCTGGCCGGGTTCATGAGCATCGGGCAGCACCGGCAGGCACGCGACTACCTCGCCACCCTGGCTGCCACGGGGCCGCTGAAATTCCCCGTGGAGCAGGCCGAGCTGCTCCAGGACCCCTACCTGCAGGCCTTCGTGGGCGCCAAAGGCGTGGAGGCGGACGAGCGGGGCGTGTCCCTGCGGATCGGTCCGGAGACCCTGGTCCGGGGCCAGGTGACCGAGGCGCAGGACGTCACCACGGTGCTGGGCAACCTGATCGACAATGCGGTTAACGCTGCGGTGGCCGGTGCGGCAGCGGAGAAATGGGTGGAGCTTGAGGTGCTGGACGAACCGGGCGACGACGGCGGCACACTGCACGTCGTGGTGGCCGACTCGGGTGACGGGCTGGCCGAGGGAACGGATACCGAGGCGGTGTTCGCCGAAGGGTTCACCACCGCCACGGGCTCGCTTAACAGGAACAACCGCAACGGCGGCGGGCAGGGCTTCGGGCTTGCCCTCGCCCGGCAGCTGGCGCGCCGCCGGGGCGGGGACGTGACGGTGCTGGACCGCGGCAGCCGCGGCGGTCCCGGCGCAGTGTTCATGGCCACCTTGCCGCACACCACCGCGGGCGCTGCCGCCCGGACTTCCGAAACTGGAAAGGACCAGAATGGCTGA
- a CDS encoding CitMHS family transporter, which yields MLVILGFAMIAVFMVLIMTKKLTPVLALIIVPTVFGLFAGAGLGIGDMVLDSMKSMTSTAALLMFAIIYFGLMIDVGLFDPLVKFILRKLGNDPAKVVLGTALLAAAVSLDGDGSTTFILTTAAMLPIYLRLKMSPVVLTCVAGLANGTMNIVPWGGPTARAATALKIDVNDVFVPMIPSLIGGIVVVLAFAWILGLQERNRLRSTQPEIWGVPDTAAEFDGGATAGSGAGRGHKGNTPGGAAPAGGAGDGGSVAVLERTETLVDDHDAAMADTALDPNRSTLRPKLFWFNLGLTVAVMAMLIADLVPLPYVFMVGSAIALLVNFPKVKDQGAQLVAHSSSIVAVVSMVMAASVLTGVLTGTGMVEAMSAWLVQIIPSSMGPLMAVITGLLSIPMTFFMSNDAFYFGVLPVLSETAAHYGIGAAEMARASITGQPFHMQSPLVPAILLLVSLAKVDLGDHHKKVLWRAAVVSLVMLGIGMLTGAIGIG from the coding sequence GTGCTGGTAATACTTGGATTCGCCATGATCGCGGTGTTCATGGTGCTGATCATGACGAAAAAGTTGACGCCAGTGCTGGCGCTGATCATCGTCCCCACTGTTTTTGGCCTTTTCGCAGGTGCCGGCCTCGGCATCGGGGACATGGTCCTGGACTCGATGAAGTCCATGACGTCCACCGCGGCCCTGCTGATGTTCGCCATCATTTACTTCGGCCTGATGATCGACGTCGGACTGTTCGACCCGCTGGTGAAGTTCATTCTCCGCAAGCTGGGCAACGATCCGGCCAAGGTTGTCCTGGGCACCGCCCTGCTGGCCGCCGCTGTTTCCCTGGACGGTGACGGCTCCACCACCTTCATCCTCACCACCGCCGCCATGCTCCCCATCTACCTGCGCCTGAAGATGAGCCCCGTGGTCCTCACCTGCGTGGCCGGCCTCGCCAACGGCACCATGAACATCGTCCCCTGGGGCGGTCCTACGGCCCGCGCCGCCACCGCCCTGAAGATCGACGTCAACGATGTCTTCGTACCCATGATCCCGTCGTTGATCGGCGGCATCGTCGTGGTCCTCGCCTTCGCCTGGATCCTCGGCCTCCAGGAGCGCAACCGCCTCCGCAGCACCCAGCCCGAGATCTGGGGCGTGCCCGATACCGCGGCAGAGTTCGACGGCGGCGCTACCGCCGGTTCCGGCGCAGGCCGCGGACACAAGGGCAACACCCCCGGCGGGGCAGCACCCGCAGGCGGTGCAGGCGACGGCGGGTCCGTGGCAGTGCTCGAACGCACCGAGACGCTCGTGGACGACCACGACGCCGCCATGGCGGACACCGCACTGGACCCCAACCGCAGCACCCTGCGCCCCAAGCTGTTCTGGTTCAACCTGGGCCTGACCGTGGCCGTCATGGCCATGCTCATCGCGGACCTCGTGCCGCTGCCTTACGTCTTCATGGTGGGCTCCGCCATTGCCCTCCTGGTCAACTTCCCCAAGGTCAAGGACCAGGGCGCCCAGCTCGTTGCACACTCTTCCTCGATCGTGGCCGTGGTCAGCATGGTCATGGCAGCATCCGTCCTCACCGGCGTGCTCACCGGCACCGGCATGGTGGAAGCCATGTCCGCGTGGCTGGTGCAGATCATCCCGTCCAGCATGGGCCCGCTGATGGCAGTCATCACCGGCCTGCTCAGCATCCCCATGACGTTCTTCATGAGCAACGACGCCTTCTACTTCGGCGTCCTGCCGGTCCTGAGCGAGACCGCCGCGCACTACGGCATCGGCGCCGCCGAAATGGCCCGGGCCTCCATCACCGGCCAGCCGTTCCACATGCAGAGCCCGCTGGTGCCGGCCATCCTGCTGCTGGTGTCCCTCGCCAAGGTTGACCTGGGCGACCACCACAAGAAGGTCCTGTGGCGTGCCGCCGTGGTGTCCCTGGTCATGCTGGGAATCGGCATGCTGACCGGAGCCATCGGGATCGGTTAG
- the gatC gene encoding Asp-tRNA(Asn)/Glu-tRNA(Gln) amidotransferase subunit GatC — protein MAAINRDDVAHLARLAHIEMSAQELDRMAGELAVIVDSVKSVSEAAGDDVPATSHPIPLTNVFREDVVGHTFSAEQALSGAPDSDDNRFKVPAILDEA, from the coding sequence ATGGCTGCGATCAACCGTGACGATGTTGCGCACCTCGCGCGGCTCGCTCACATCGAGATGAGTGCCCAAGAGCTGGACAGGATGGCCGGAGAACTCGCCGTCATCGTTGATTCGGTCAAGTCCGTCAGCGAAGCCGCCGGGGATGACGTCCCGGCCACCTCGCACCCCATTCCGCTGACCAACGTCTTCCGCGAGGACGTAGTGGGGCACACCTTCAGCGCCGAGCAGGCACTGTCCGGCGCTCCGGACTCGGACGACAACCGTTTCAAGGTCCCGGCAATCCTGGATGAGGCATAA
- the gatA gene encoding Asp-tRNA(Asn)/Glu-tRNA(Gln) amidotransferase subunit GatA produces MTEQNITAEGLIRLSAAGLAEKLRAGEVTAVEATQAHLDRIAAVDGGERGVNAFLHVNAEEALAVAAEVDAIRAAGGAEAEALHYLAGVPIAVKDLIVTVGQPTTAGSKILEGWHSPYDATVVERLRAAKMPILGKTNLDEFAMGSSTEHSAYGPTRNPWDLDRIPGGSGGGSAAAVAAFEAPLALGTDTGGSIRQPGAVTGTVGVKPTYGSVSRYGAIAMASSLDQIGPVTRTVLDSALLHQVIGGHDPRDSTSLPEPLADLVAAAKTGSVQGLRIGIIKELHGEGYQAGVENRFNESLELLKEAGAEIVEVSCPNFQYALGAYYLIMPSEASSNLAKFDGVRYGLRVLPEEGPMTIERVMGATRAAGFGDEVKRRIILGTYALSAGYYDAYYGSAQKVRTLVQRDFDAAFAKADVLISPTAPTTAFRLGEKLDDPLAMYLNDVATIPANLAGVPGLSLPGGLADEDGLPVGIQLLAPAREDARLYRVGAVLESLLEAKWGGPLLAQAPHLAAAPALEAQEAK; encoded by the coding sequence ATGACTGAACAGAACATCACTGCCGAGGGCCTGATCCGCCTGTCCGCAGCCGGCCTTGCCGAGAAGCTCCGCGCCGGCGAGGTCACCGCCGTCGAGGCTACCCAGGCCCACCTGGACCGGATCGCCGCAGTGGACGGCGGGGAACGCGGCGTCAACGCCTTCCTGCACGTCAACGCGGAGGAGGCGCTCGCCGTCGCCGCCGAAGTTGACGCCATCCGTGCCGCCGGCGGCGCCGAAGCCGAGGCCCTGCACTACCTGGCCGGCGTCCCCATCGCCGTCAAGGACCTGATCGTCACCGTTGGCCAGCCCACCACGGCCGGCTCGAAAATCCTCGAAGGCTGGCACAGCCCCTACGACGCCACCGTCGTGGAGCGGCTGCGTGCCGCGAAGATGCCCATCCTCGGCAAGACAAACCTTGACGAGTTCGCCATGGGCTCCTCCACCGAGCACTCGGCCTACGGCCCCACCCGCAACCCCTGGGACCTGGACCGGATCCCCGGCGGCTCCGGCGGCGGTTCCGCGGCCGCCGTCGCCGCATTCGAAGCCCCGCTGGCCCTGGGCACCGACACCGGCGGGTCCATCCGCCAGCCCGGCGCCGTCACCGGCACCGTGGGCGTGAAGCCCACCTACGGCAGCGTCTCCCGCTACGGCGCCATCGCCATGGCCTCCTCGCTGGACCAGATCGGGCCGGTCACCCGGACCGTGCTGGACTCCGCGCTCCTGCACCAGGTCATCGGCGGCCACGATCCCCGCGACTCCACCTCGCTGCCCGAGCCGCTGGCCGACCTCGTTGCCGCCGCCAAGACCGGCAGCGTCCAAGGCCTGCGGATCGGCATCATCAAGGAGCTGCACGGCGAGGGCTACCAGGCCGGCGTCGAAAACCGCTTCAACGAATCCCTGGAGCTGCTCAAGGAAGCCGGCGCGGAAATCGTCGAGGTCTCCTGCCCCAACTTCCAGTACGCGCTCGGCGCCTACTACCTGATCATGCCGTCCGAGGCTTCCTCCAACCTGGCCAAGTTCGACGGCGTCCGCTACGGCCTGCGCGTGCTCCCCGAAGAGGGGCCCATGACCATCGAACGCGTCATGGGTGCCACCCGCGCCGCCGGCTTCGGCGACGAGGTCAAGCGCCGCATCATCCTGGGCACGTACGCCCTGTCCGCGGGCTACTACGACGCGTACTACGGCTCCGCGCAGAAGGTCCGCACCCTCGTGCAGCGCGACTTCGACGCCGCGTTCGCCAAGGCCGATGTCCTCATTTCGCCCACGGCACCCACCACAGCCTTCCGGCTCGGGGAAAAGCTGGACGATCCGCTGGCCATGTACCTCAACGACGTCGCCACCATCCCGGCCAACCTCGCCGGCGTTCCCGGACTGTCCCTGCCGGGCGGCCTCGCGGACGAGGACGGACTGCCCGTCGGCATCCAGCTGCTGGCCCCGGCCCGCGAAGACGCCCGTCTCTACCGGGTTGGTGCTGTGCTGGAATCGCTGCTTGAAGCCAAGTGGGGCGGCCCGCTCTTGGCCCAGGCCCCCCACCTCGCCGCTGCGCCGGCCCTTGAAGCCCAGGAGGCAAAATAA